One window of Nitrospirota bacterium genomic DNA carries:
- a CDS encoding leucyl/phenylalanyl-tRNA--protein transferase: MKSMTPEFLETAYRQGVFPMAGPEGIIEWFSPDPRGIIEFNRFHLPGRLARTIRQQKFQIKIDHQFEEVIRACAKREETWINEEIITSYTALHRLGKAHSVEAYSDDRLAGGLYGVSLGGAFMGESMFTLERDASKICVVFLVNRMNQRGFQLLDTQFITPHLKNFGAVEISREEYLKRLRKALTLRCRFGD; this comes from the coding sequence ATGAAGTCCATGACCCCCGAATTTTTGGAAACAGCCTACCGCCAGGGCGTTTTTCCCATGGCAGGTCCTGAAGGAATCATTGAGTGGTTTTCTCCTGACCCTCGGGGAATCATTGAATTCAACCGATTTCATCTCCCCGGCCGGCTGGCCCGCACCATTCGCCAACAGAAATTCCAGATCAAAATTGATCATCAATTTGAGGAGGTTATTCGCGCCTGCGCTAAACGGGAAGAAACCTGGATCAATGAAGAAATTATCACTTCGTATACTGCGTTACACCGATTGGGAAAGGCCCATTCGGTAGAGGCGTACTCGGACGATCGCCTTGCCGGGGGCCTTTACGGGGTAAGTCTGGGAGGGGCGTTTATGGGCGAATCGATGTTTACTCTCGAACGGGATGCGTCTAAAATATGCGTGGTCTTTTTAGTTAACCGGATGAACCAGCGGGGCTTTCAACTCCTTGACACCCAGTTTATCACTCCCCATCTTAAAAATTTTGGAGCCGTCGAAATAAGCAGGGAAGAGTATTTAAAGCGTCTGAGGAAAGCGTTGACGCTTCGCTGCCGGTTTGGAGATTAA